In one window of Canis aureus isolate CA01 chromosome 25, VMU_Caureus_v.1.0, whole genome shotgun sequence DNA:
- the KANSL2 gene encoding KAT8 regulatory NSL complex subunit 2 isoform X5 gives MNRIRIHVLPTNRGRITPVPRSQEPLSCSFTHRPCSQPRLEGQEFCIKHILEDKNAPFKQCSYISTKNGKRCPSAAPKPEKKDGVSFCAEHARRNALALHAQMKKTNSGPMGETLLCQLSSYAKTELGSQTPESSRSEASRILDEDSWSDGEQEPITVDQTWRGDPDSEADSIDSDQEDPLKHAGVYTAEEVALIMREKLIRLQSLYIDQFKRLQHLLKEKKRRYLHNRKVEHEALGNSLLTGPEGLLAKERENLKRLKCLRRYRQRYGVEALLHRQLKERRMLATDGAAQQAHTTRSSQRCLAFVDDVRCSNQSLPMTRHCLTHICQDTNQVLFKCCQGSEEVPCNKPVPVSLSEDPCCPLHFQLPPQMYKPEQVLSVPDDLEAGPMDLYLSAAELQPTESLPLEFSDDLDVVGDGMQCPPSPLLFDPSLTLEDHSVKEIAEGPVDILGQMQMAGDGCRSQGSRNTEKASAPLPHSGVATANGKPEPSSIS, from the exons ATGAATAGGATTCGGATCCACGTCTTGCCGACCAATCGGGGGAGGATCACCCCAGTGCCCAGGTCTCAGGAGCCCCTGTCTTGTTCATTCACTCATCGCCCATGCTCGCAGCCTCGTCTGGAAGGGCAGGAGTTTTGCATTAAGCATATCCTAGAAGACAAGAATGCACCCTTCAAGCAGTGCAGTTATATATCGAcgaagaatggaaaaagatgtcCCAGTGCTGCTCCAAAGCCCGAGAAGAAAGAtgg GGTGTCTTTCTGTGCTGAACATGCCCGTAGGAATGCCCTGGCACTTCATGCTCAAATGAAGAAGACCAATTCAGGGCCTATGGGTGAAACACTCTTGTGCCAGCTGAGTTCTTACGCTAAGACAGAGCTGGGGTCTCAGACTCCAGAAAGTAGCCGCAGTGAAGCCAGCCGAATTCTGG ATGAAGACAGCTGGAGTGATGGGGAGCAGGAACCCATTACTGTGGATCAGACATGGAGAGGTGACCCTGACAGTGAAGCTGATAGCATAGACAGTGATCAAGAAGATCCCCTAAA ACATGCTGGTGTCTACACAGCAGAAGAAGTTGCCCTGATTATGCGTGAAAAGCTAATTCGTTTGCAGTCTTTGTACATTGATCAGTTTAAACGACTTCAGCATCTGCTCAAAGAGAAGAAGCGACGTTACTTACATAATCGCAAAGTGGAACATGAAGCTCTAGgcaa TAGTCTCCTGACTGGCCCAGAGGGACTTTTGGCCAAAGAACGAGAGAACTTAAAGCGTCTAAAATGTCTTCGGCGGTATCGTCAGCGCTATGGAGTGGAAGCCTTATTACATAGGCAGCTGAAGGAGCGCAGAATGCTGGCTACAGATGGTGCTGCCCAACAG gcTCATACAACTCGTTCCAGTCAGAGGTGCTTGGCCTTTGTGGATGATGTTCGTTGTTCCAATCAATCTCTTCCAATGACCAGACACTGCCTTACCC ATATTTGTCAGGACACGAATCAGGTTCTCTTCAAATGCTGCCAGGGGTCTGAAGAGGTACCCTGCAACAAACCAGTTCCTGTAAGCCTCTCTGAGGATCCCTGCTGCCCACTGCATTTCCAGTTGCCTCCTCAGATGTATAAGCCCGAGCAGGTACTGTCTGTGCCAGACGATCTGGAAGCCGGCCCCATGGATCTGTACTTGAGTGCTGCCGAGCTTCAGCCCACTGAGAGTTTACCTCTGGAGTTCAGTGAT gACTTGGATGTCGTGGGTGATGGTATGCAGTGCCCTCCTTCACCCTTACTTTTTGATCCTTCTCTAACCCTTGAAGATCATTCAGTCAAAGAAATTGCTGAAGGCCCAGTGGATATTCTG GGCCAGATGCAGATGGCTGGAGATGGGTGCAGATCACAGGGGTCTCGAAATACTGAGAAAGCCTCTGCACCATTGCCTCACAGTGGAGTGGCTACTGCAAATGGGAAGCCAGAACCCTCTTCTATCAGTTGA
- the KANSL2 gene encoding KAT8 regulatory NSL complex subunit 2 isoform X3, with protein sequence MVTHSRGHRNQSGVGSLERSGAELEAAGAARGLSGAARRGGRGFGMNRIRIHVLPTNRGRITPVPRSQEPLSCSFTHRPCSQPRLEGQEFCIKHILEDKNAPFKQCSYISTKNGKRCPSAAPKPEKKDGVSFCAEHARRNALALHAQMKKTNSGPMGETLLCQLSSYAKTELGSQTPESSRSEASRILDEDSWSDGEQEPITVDQTWRGDPDSEADSIDSDQEDPLKHAGVYTAEEVALIMREKLIRLQSLYIDQFKRLQHLLKEKKRRYLHNRKVEHEALGNSLLTGPEGLLAKERENLKRLKCLRRYRQRYGVEALLHRQLKERRMLATDGAAQQAHTTRSSQRCLAFVDDVRCSNQSLPMTRHCLTHICQDTNQVLFKCCQGSEEVPCNKPVPVSLSEDPCCPLHFQLPPQMYKPEQVLSVPDDLEAGPMDLYLSAAELQPTESLPLEFSDDLDVVGDGMQCPPSPLLFDPSLTLEDHSVKEIAEGPVDILASEGQPHPGTGLPAGYG encoded by the exons ATGGTGACGCACAGCCGTGGGCACCGTAACCAATCAGGGGTTGGGAGCCTGGAAAGGAGCGGGGCCGAGTTAGAAGCGGCTGGCGCGGCCAGAGGGCTgagcggcgcggcgcggcgcggcggcagAG GTTTTGGTATGAATAGGATTCGGATCCACGTCTTGCCGACCAATCGGGGGAGGATCACCCCAGTGCCCAGGTCTCAGGAGCCCCTGTCTTGTTCATTCACTCATCGCCCATGCTCGCAGCCTCGTCTGGAAGGGCAGGAGTTTTGCATTAAGCATATCCTAGAAGACAAGAATGCACCCTTCAAGCAGTGCAGTTATATATCGAcgaagaatggaaaaagatgtcCCAGTGCTGCTCCAAAGCCCGAGAAGAAAGAtgg GGTGTCTTTCTGTGCTGAACATGCCCGTAGGAATGCCCTGGCACTTCATGCTCAAATGAAGAAGACCAATTCAGGGCCTATGGGTGAAACACTCTTGTGCCAGCTGAGTTCTTACGCTAAGACAGAGCTGGGGTCTCAGACTCCAGAAAGTAGCCGCAGTGAAGCCAGCCGAATTCTGG ATGAAGACAGCTGGAGTGATGGGGAGCAGGAACCCATTACTGTGGATCAGACATGGAGAGGTGACCCTGACAGTGAAGCTGATAGCATAGACAGTGATCAAGAAGATCCCCTAAA ACATGCTGGTGTCTACACAGCAGAAGAAGTTGCCCTGATTATGCGTGAAAAGCTAATTCGTTTGCAGTCTTTGTACATTGATCAGTTTAAACGACTTCAGCATCTGCTCAAAGAGAAGAAGCGACGTTACTTACATAATCGCAAAGTGGAACATGAAGCTCTAGgcaa TAGTCTCCTGACTGGCCCAGAGGGACTTTTGGCCAAAGAACGAGAGAACTTAAAGCGTCTAAAATGTCTTCGGCGGTATCGTCAGCGCTATGGAGTGGAAGCCTTATTACATAGGCAGCTGAAGGAGCGCAGAATGCTGGCTACAGATGGTGCTGCCCAACAG gcTCATACAACTCGTTCCAGTCAGAGGTGCTTGGCCTTTGTGGATGATGTTCGTTGTTCCAATCAATCTCTTCCAATGACCAGACACTGCCTTACCC ATATTTGTCAGGACACGAATCAGGTTCTCTTCAAATGCTGCCAGGGGTCTGAAGAGGTACCCTGCAACAAACCAGTTCCTGTAAGCCTCTCTGAGGATCCCTGCTGCCCACTGCATTTCCAGTTGCCTCCTCAGATGTATAAGCCCGAGCAGGTACTGTCTGTGCCAGACGATCTGGAAGCCGGCCCCATGGATCTGTACTTGAGTGCTGCCGAGCTTCAGCCCACTGAGAGTTTACCTCTGGAGTTCAGTGAT gACTTGGATGTCGTGGGTGATGGTATGCAGTGCCCTCCTTCACCCTTACTTTTTGATCCTTCTCTAACCCTTGAAGATCATTCAGTCAAAGAAATTGCTGAAGGCCCAGTGGATATTCTGGCAAGTGAAGGACAGCCCCATCCAGGCACAGGTCTCCCTGCTGGCTATGGCTAG
- the KANSL2 gene encoding KAT8 regulatory NSL complex subunit 2 isoform X1, with protein sequence MVTHSRGHRNQSGVGSLERSGAELEAAGAARGLSGAARRGGRGFGMNRIRIHVLPTNRGRITPVPRSQEPLSCSFTHRPCSQPRLEGQEFCIKHILEDKNAPFKQCSYISTKNGKRCPSAAPKPEKKDGVSFCAEHARRNALALHAQMKKTNSGPMGETLLCQLSSYAKTELGSQTPESSRSEASRILDEDSWSDGEQEPITVDQTWRGDPDSEADSIDSDQEDPLKHAGVYTAEEVALIMREKLIRLQSLYIDQFKRLQHLLKEKKRRYLHNRKVEHEALGNSLLTGPEGLLAKERENLKRLKCLRRYRQRYGVEALLHRQLKERRMLATDGAAQQAHTTRSSQRCLAFVDDVRCSNQSLPMTRHCLTHICQDTNQVLFKCCQGSEEVPCNKPVPVSLSEDPCCPLHFQLPPQMYKPEQVLSVPDDLEAGPMDLYLSAAELQPTESLPLEFSDDLDVVGDGMQCPPSPLLFDPSLTLEDHSVKEIAEGPVDILGQMQMAGDGCRSQGSRNTEKASAPLPHSGVATANGKPEPSSIS encoded by the exons ATGGTGACGCACAGCCGTGGGCACCGTAACCAATCAGGGGTTGGGAGCCTGGAAAGGAGCGGGGCCGAGTTAGAAGCGGCTGGCGCGGCCAGAGGGCTgagcggcgcggcgcggcgcggcggcagAG GTTTTGGTATGAATAGGATTCGGATCCACGTCTTGCCGACCAATCGGGGGAGGATCACCCCAGTGCCCAGGTCTCAGGAGCCCCTGTCTTGTTCATTCACTCATCGCCCATGCTCGCAGCCTCGTCTGGAAGGGCAGGAGTTTTGCATTAAGCATATCCTAGAAGACAAGAATGCACCCTTCAAGCAGTGCAGTTATATATCGAcgaagaatggaaaaagatgtcCCAGTGCTGCTCCAAAGCCCGAGAAGAAAGAtgg GGTGTCTTTCTGTGCTGAACATGCCCGTAGGAATGCCCTGGCACTTCATGCTCAAATGAAGAAGACCAATTCAGGGCCTATGGGTGAAACACTCTTGTGCCAGCTGAGTTCTTACGCTAAGACAGAGCTGGGGTCTCAGACTCCAGAAAGTAGCCGCAGTGAAGCCAGCCGAATTCTGG ATGAAGACAGCTGGAGTGATGGGGAGCAGGAACCCATTACTGTGGATCAGACATGGAGAGGTGACCCTGACAGTGAAGCTGATAGCATAGACAGTGATCAAGAAGATCCCCTAAA ACATGCTGGTGTCTACACAGCAGAAGAAGTTGCCCTGATTATGCGTGAAAAGCTAATTCGTTTGCAGTCTTTGTACATTGATCAGTTTAAACGACTTCAGCATCTGCTCAAAGAGAAGAAGCGACGTTACTTACATAATCGCAAAGTGGAACATGAAGCTCTAGgcaa TAGTCTCCTGACTGGCCCAGAGGGACTTTTGGCCAAAGAACGAGAGAACTTAAAGCGTCTAAAATGTCTTCGGCGGTATCGTCAGCGCTATGGAGTGGAAGCCTTATTACATAGGCAGCTGAAGGAGCGCAGAATGCTGGCTACAGATGGTGCTGCCCAACAG gcTCATACAACTCGTTCCAGTCAGAGGTGCTTGGCCTTTGTGGATGATGTTCGTTGTTCCAATCAATCTCTTCCAATGACCAGACACTGCCTTACCC ATATTTGTCAGGACACGAATCAGGTTCTCTTCAAATGCTGCCAGGGGTCTGAAGAGGTACCCTGCAACAAACCAGTTCCTGTAAGCCTCTCTGAGGATCCCTGCTGCCCACTGCATTTCCAGTTGCCTCCTCAGATGTATAAGCCCGAGCAGGTACTGTCTGTGCCAGACGATCTGGAAGCCGGCCCCATGGATCTGTACTTGAGTGCTGCCGAGCTTCAGCCCACTGAGAGTTTACCTCTGGAGTTCAGTGAT gACTTGGATGTCGTGGGTGATGGTATGCAGTGCCCTCCTTCACCCTTACTTTTTGATCCTTCTCTAACCCTTGAAGATCATTCAGTCAAAGAAATTGCTGAAGGCCCAGTGGATATTCTG GGCCAGATGCAGATGGCTGGAGATGGGTGCAGATCACAGGGGTCTCGAAATACTGAGAAAGCCTCTGCACCATTGCCTCACAGTGGAGTGGCTACTGCAAATGGGAAGCCAGAACCCTCTTCTATCAGTTGA
- the KANSL2 gene encoding KAT8 regulatory NSL complex subunit 2 isoform X2: protein MVTHSRGHRNQSGVGSLERSGAELEAAGAARGLSGAARRGGRGFGMNRIRIHVLPTNRGRITPVPRSQEPLSCSFTHRPCSQPRLEGQEFCIKHILEDKNAPFKQCSYISTKNGKRCPSAAPKPEKKDGVSFCAEHARRNALALHAQMKKTNSGPMGETLLCQLSSYAKTELGSQTPESSRSEASRILDEDSWSDGEQEPITVDQTWRGDPDSEADSIDSDQEDPLKHAGVYTAEEVALIMREKLIRLQSLYIDQFKRLQHLLKEKKRRYLHNRKVEHEALGNSLLTGPEGLLAKERENLKRLKCLRRYRQRYGVEALLHRQLKERRMLATDGAAQQAHTTRSSQRCLAFVDDVRCSNQSLPMTRHCLTHICQDTNQVLFKCCQGSEEVPCNKPVPVSLSEDPCCPLHFQLPPQMYKPEQVLSVPDDLEAGPMDLYLSAAELQPTESLPLEFSDDLDVVGDGMQCPPSPLLFDPSLTLEDHSVKEIAEGPVDILASEGQPHPGTGPDADGWRWVQITGVSKY from the exons ATGGTGACGCACAGCCGTGGGCACCGTAACCAATCAGGGGTTGGGAGCCTGGAAAGGAGCGGGGCCGAGTTAGAAGCGGCTGGCGCGGCCAGAGGGCTgagcggcgcggcgcggcgcggcggcagAG GTTTTGGTATGAATAGGATTCGGATCCACGTCTTGCCGACCAATCGGGGGAGGATCACCCCAGTGCCCAGGTCTCAGGAGCCCCTGTCTTGTTCATTCACTCATCGCCCATGCTCGCAGCCTCGTCTGGAAGGGCAGGAGTTTTGCATTAAGCATATCCTAGAAGACAAGAATGCACCCTTCAAGCAGTGCAGTTATATATCGAcgaagaatggaaaaagatgtcCCAGTGCTGCTCCAAAGCCCGAGAAGAAAGAtgg GGTGTCTTTCTGTGCTGAACATGCCCGTAGGAATGCCCTGGCACTTCATGCTCAAATGAAGAAGACCAATTCAGGGCCTATGGGTGAAACACTCTTGTGCCAGCTGAGTTCTTACGCTAAGACAGAGCTGGGGTCTCAGACTCCAGAAAGTAGCCGCAGTGAAGCCAGCCGAATTCTGG ATGAAGACAGCTGGAGTGATGGGGAGCAGGAACCCATTACTGTGGATCAGACATGGAGAGGTGACCCTGACAGTGAAGCTGATAGCATAGACAGTGATCAAGAAGATCCCCTAAA ACATGCTGGTGTCTACACAGCAGAAGAAGTTGCCCTGATTATGCGTGAAAAGCTAATTCGTTTGCAGTCTTTGTACATTGATCAGTTTAAACGACTTCAGCATCTGCTCAAAGAGAAGAAGCGACGTTACTTACATAATCGCAAAGTGGAACATGAAGCTCTAGgcaa TAGTCTCCTGACTGGCCCAGAGGGACTTTTGGCCAAAGAACGAGAGAACTTAAAGCGTCTAAAATGTCTTCGGCGGTATCGTCAGCGCTATGGAGTGGAAGCCTTATTACATAGGCAGCTGAAGGAGCGCAGAATGCTGGCTACAGATGGTGCTGCCCAACAG gcTCATACAACTCGTTCCAGTCAGAGGTGCTTGGCCTTTGTGGATGATGTTCGTTGTTCCAATCAATCTCTTCCAATGACCAGACACTGCCTTACCC ATATTTGTCAGGACACGAATCAGGTTCTCTTCAAATGCTGCCAGGGGTCTGAAGAGGTACCCTGCAACAAACCAGTTCCTGTAAGCCTCTCTGAGGATCCCTGCTGCCCACTGCATTTCCAGTTGCCTCCTCAGATGTATAAGCCCGAGCAGGTACTGTCTGTGCCAGACGATCTGGAAGCCGGCCCCATGGATCTGTACTTGAGTGCTGCCGAGCTTCAGCCCACTGAGAGTTTACCTCTGGAGTTCAGTGAT gACTTGGATGTCGTGGGTGATGGTATGCAGTGCCCTCCTTCACCCTTACTTTTTGATCCTTCTCTAACCCTTGAAGATCATTCAGTCAAAGAAATTGCTGAAGGCCCAGTGGATATTCTGGCAAGTGAAGGACAGCCCCATCCAGGCACAG GGCCAGATGCAGATGGCTGGAGATGGGTGCAGATCACAGGGGTCTCGAAATACTGA
- the KANSL2 gene encoding KAT8 regulatory NSL complex subunit 2 isoform X4, with translation MVTHSRGHRNQSGVGSLERSGAELEAAGAARGLSGAARRGGRGFGMNRIRIHVLPTNRGRITPVPRSQEPLSCSFTHRPCSQPRLEGQEFCIKHILEDKNAPFKQCSYISTKNGKRCPSAAPKPEKKDGVSFCAEHARRNALALHAQMKKTNSGPMGETLLCQLSSYAKTELGSQTPESSRSEASRILDEDSWSDGEQEPITVDQTWRGDPDSEADSIDSDQEDPLKHAGVYTAEEVALIMREKLIRLQSLYIDQFKRLQHLLKEKKRRYLHNRKVEHEALGNSLLTGPEGLLAKERENLKRLKCLRRYRQRYGVEALLHRQLKERRMLATDGAAQQAHTTRSSQRCLAFVDDVRCSNQSLPMTRHCLTHICQDTNQVLFKCCQGSEEVPCNKPVPVSLSEDPCCPLHFQLPPQMYKPEQDLDVVGDGMQCPPSPLLFDPSLTLEDHSVKEIAEGPVDILGQMQMAGDGCRSQGSRNTEKASAPLPHSGVATANGKPEPSSIS, from the exons ATGGTGACGCACAGCCGTGGGCACCGTAACCAATCAGGGGTTGGGAGCCTGGAAAGGAGCGGGGCCGAGTTAGAAGCGGCTGGCGCGGCCAGAGGGCTgagcggcgcggcgcggcgcggcggcagAG GTTTTGGTATGAATAGGATTCGGATCCACGTCTTGCCGACCAATCGGGGGAGGATCACCCCAGTGCCCAGGTCTCAGGAGCCCCTGTCTTGTTCATTCACTCATCGCCCATGCTCGCAGCCTCGTCTGGAAGGGCAGGAGTTTTGCATTAAGCATATCCTAGAAGACAAGAATGCACCCTTCAAGCAGTGCAGTTATATATCGAcgaagaatggaaaaagatgtcCCAGTGCTGCTCCAAAGCCCGAGAAGAAAGAtgg GGTGTCTTTCTGTGCTGAACATGCCCGTAGGAATGCCCTGGCACTTCATGCTCAAATGAAGAAGACCAATTCAGGGCCTATGGGTGAAACACTCTTGTGCCAGCTGAGTTCTTACGCTAAGACAGAGCTGGGGTCTCAGACTCCAGAAAGTAGCCGCAGTGAAGCCAGCCGAATTCTGG ATGAAGACAGCTGGAGTGATGGGGAGCAGGAACCCATTACTGTGGATCAGACATGGAGAGGTGACCCTGACAGTGAAGCTGATAGCATAGACAGTGATCAAGAAGATCCCCTAAA ACATGCTGGTGTCTACACAGCAGAAGAAGTTGCCCTGATTATGCGTGAAAAGCTAATTCGTTTGCAGTCTTTGTACATTGATCAGTTTAAACGACTTCAGCATCTGCTCAAAGAGAAGAAGCGACGTTACTTACATAATCGCAAAGTGGAACATGAAGCTCTAGgcaa TAGTCTCCTGACTGGCCCAGAGGGACTTTTGGCCAAAGAACGAGAGAACTTAAAGCGTCTAAAATGTCTTCGGCGGTATCGTCAGCGCTATGGAGTGGAAGCCTTATTACATAGGCAGCTGAAGGAGCGCAGAATGCTGGCTACAGATGGTGCTGCCCAACAG gcTCATACAACTCGTTCCAGTCAGAGGTGCTTGGCCTTTGTGGATGATGTTCGTTGTTCCAATCAATCTCTTCCAATGACCAGACACTGCCTTACCC ATATTTGTCAGGACACGAATCAGGTTCTCTTCAAATGCTGCCAGGGGTCTGAAGAGGTACCCTGCAACAAACCAGTTCCTGTAAGCCTCTCTGAGGATCCCTGCTGCCCACTGCATTTCCAGTTGCCTCCTCAGATGTATAAGCCCGAGCAG gACTTGGATGTCGTGGGTGATGGTATGCAGTGCCCTCCTTCACCCTTACTTTTTGATCCTTCTCTAACCCTTGAAGATCATTCAGTCAAAGAAATTGCTGAAGGCCCAGTGGATATTCTG GGCCAGATGCAGATGGCTGGAGATGGGTGCAGATCACAGGGGTCTCGAAATACTGAGAAAGCCTCTGCACCATTGCCTCACAGTGGAGTGGCTACTGCAAATGGGAAGCCAGAACCCTCTTCTATCAGTTGA